Proteins from a single region of Methanobacterium sp.:
- a CDS encoding DUF367 family protein, with protein MHHKIVVFHTEQCSPKKCTTRRLAKQKEIKMVTHLNQIPRGALVLDPFSPKAVSPEDHELVVEKGIVGLDCSWKLIDKSSAMFKGTKTHRSLPFLVAANSTNYGKPGILSTAEAVAATLYIVGLKDNAIQIMSHFKWGPHFLELNHELLEAYSRARSSREVVNIQNEFIGG; from the coding sequence ATGCATCACAAAATAGTTGTTTTCCACACAGAGCAGTGTTCTCCCAAAAAATGCACCACTCGTAGATTGGCCAAGCAGAAAGAGATCAAAATGGTCACTCATCTTAACCAAATTCCAAGGGGTGCTTTAGTGTTAGATCCATTCTCACCCAAGGCAGTGTCACCAGAAGACCATGAATTAGTAGTTGAAAAAGGCATTGTAGGTCTTGATTGCTCATGGAAACTTATTGACAAGTCATCTGCAATGTTCAAGGGAACTAAAACCCACCGTTCCCTTCCTTTCCTGGTGGCTGCTAATTCCACAAACTATGGTAAACCAGGTATTCTGTCTACTGCTGAGGCAGTGGCAGCAACCTTATATATAGTGGGACTTAAAGATAATGCTATTCAGATTATGTCCCACTTCAAGTGGGGACCTCATTTTCTAGAGCTTAACCATGAGCTCTTAGAGGCATACTCCCGGGCTCGCAGCAGTCGGGAAGTTGTAAATATCCAGAATGAATTTATAGGAGGCTAA
- a CDS encoding 50S ribosomal protein L40e — MARFEEAENRIFKIKICLKCNARNPPTAKACRKCGYKGLRFKAKEPRG; from the coding sequence ATGGCTAGATTTGAAGAAGCAGAAAATAGAATATTCAAGATCAAAATTTGTCTCAAATGCAATGCTCGAAACCCACCAACGGCCAAGGCATGCCGTAAGTGTGGATACAAAGGCTTGAGATTCAAGGCCAAAGAGCCGAGAGGATAA
- a CDS encoding DUF169 domain-containing protein, protein MCESDGYDLISSKLKEQLGLKRSPVAIKFVLREEDIPEGIPKAAEKMRHCELVLKASGGDTFYATAEEQMCKGGSSALGLEEPPEKVKTGEFYYGLGRFSSIGSAKKTMESIPKIDKIMYALVYAPLEKANFDPDVIVIFANPKQAMILSQALVYTMGGRMEADFAGIQSICADAVAGPFTRRRPNITLGCSGSREYADVKDDEVIIGLNGENIGCVVNALENMS, encoded by the coding sequence ATGTGCGAGTCAGATGGATACGATTTAATATCAAGCAAATTAAAGGAACAGTTGGGTCTTAAAAGATCACCAGTTGCCATAAAATTCGTTTTAAGAGAAGAAGATATTCCTGAAGGAATTCCCAAGGCCGCAGAAAAAATGCGCCACTGTGAACTGGTGCTCAAAGCAAGTGGGGGAGATACTTTCTATGCTACAGCAGAAGAACAGATGTGTAAAGGAGGTTCATCTGCACTTGGCCTTGAAGAACCACCTGAAAAGGTTAAAACTGGTGAATTCTATTATGGGCTAGGAAGATTTTCCAGTATAGGATCAGCCAAAAAAACTATGGAATCAATACCAAAAATTGATAAAATTATGTACGCTTTAGTTTATGCACCTTTAGAAAAGGCAAACTTTGATCCAGATGTTATTGTAATCTTCGCAAACCCTAAACAAGCTATGATTTTATCCCAAGCACTTGTTTACACTATGGGTGGAAGAATGGAAGCTGATTTTGCGGGAATTCAGTCAATATGTGCTGATGCAGTTGCCGGACCATTCACACGGCGCCGACCCAACATTACTTTAGGATGCAGTGGATCCAGAGAATATGCTGATGTGAAAGATGATGAGGTTATAATTGGCCTTAATGGCGAAAATATCGGCTGTGTGGTTAACGCACTGGAGAATATGAGTTAA
- a CDS encoding geranylgeranylglyceryl/heptaprenylglyceryl phosphate synthase, with protein MMKVEEYLKESLKNGKVHLTLLDPEDQNPQKALDMASKAVEGGTNGIMLGGSTTDSQELDKTAKLLKDNLKVPIILFPGNTTGVSANADAIFFMSLLNSNNPYWIIGAQALGAPKVKKIGIESIPMGYVIVEPGETAGWVGDAKLIPRRKPDIAVAYALAAEYLGMRLFYLEAGSGAGDIIPEKMIQKVKMLTNHIVVVGGGIRTGEAAKKVSQAGADIIVTGTVVENTSNIKEKISEIVEAINSV; from the coding sequence CTGATGAAAGTGGAAGAATATTTAAAAGAATCACTAAAAAATGGGAAAGTTCACCTCACCCTTTTGGATCCAGAGGATCAGAACCCCCAAAAAGCCCTGGACATGGCTTCAAAAGCTGTTGAAGGGGGTACAAATGGGATCATGTTAGGAGGATCCACCACAGACTCCCAAGAACTTGATAAAACAGCTAAACTTCTTAAAGATAATTTAAAAGTTCCCATTATTCTCTTTCCCGGAAACACGACTGGTGTAAGTGCAAATGCAGATGCAATATTTTTCATGAGTCTTCTAAATTCAAATAATCCCTACTGGATTATTGGTGCCCAAGCATTGGGTGCTCCTAAAGTAAAAAAAATTGGAATAGAATCCATTCCCATGGGGTATGTCATTGTAGAACCTGGTGAAACTGCTGGATGGGTTGGAGATGCTAAGTTAATCCCTCGCAGAAAGCCAGATATTGCAGTTGCTTATGCATTGGCAGCTGAATATTTAGGCATGAGACTATTCTATTTAGAAGCAGGCTCTGGCGCTGGAGATATAATTCCAGAAAAAATGATCCAGAAAGTTAAAATGCTCACCAATCACATTGTAGTGGTGGGGGGTGGTATTAGGACTGGAGAAGCAGCTAAAAAAGTATCTCAGGCCGGTGCAGATATTATCGTGACTGGAACAGTTGTGGAAAATACTTCAAATATAAAAGAAAAGATTTCGGAGATTGTGGAAGCAATTAATTCAGTTTAA
- a CDS encoding NTP transferase domain-containing protein: MKGVSCIITAAGKNRRMREDLHNKGKKIEHKLLLKIKEEPILTCTVKKALKTSLNECIVVLGHFMNELYPSLEVITDSRLKLIENPNVDVELSQTLLNGVLNAKCDYCLCLAGDQPTVTEKTMQNLINHLLNSSDPENTVTILARGKTGLLNSVNGLGMPFACHSSLLEHYLEGEEDNMNPILRKMIADGVSFYGVQGQNESELININRYDDYLNVLRLLNVKK, translated from the coding sequence ATGAAAGGTGTATCTTGCATTATAACCGCAGCTGGTAAAAACAGAAGGATGCGGGAAGATCTTCACAATAAGGGAAAAAAGATAGAACACAAACTCCTTTTGAAAATTAAAGAAGAACCCATCCTAACATGCACGGTTAAAAAAGCACTTAAAACCAGTTTAAATGAATGTATCGTTGTATTAGGGCATTTTATGAATGAATTATACCCATCATTAGAGGTAATAACTGATTCCAGGCTTAAACTCATTGAAAATCCTAATGTGGATGTTGAATTGTCCCAAACACTTTTAAATGGTGTTTTAAATGCAAAATGTGATTATTGCCTTTGTTTAGCAGGGGACCAACCAACAGTTACCGAAAAAACCATGCAAAATCTCATCAATCATCTATTAAACAGTTCTGACCCAGAAAATACTGTTACTATTCTTGCTCGTGGAAAAACTGGCCTATTAAACAGTGTTAATGGATTGGGAATGCCTTTCGCATGTCATTCTTCACTGCTTGAACATTATCTAGAAGGAGAGGAGGATAATATGAATCCTATCTTGAGGAAGATGATTGCTGATGGTGTTTCTTTTTATGGAGTGCAAGGACAGAATGAATCAGAATTAATCAATATTAATCGCTATGACGATTACTTGAATGTTTTAAGGCTTTTAAATGTGAAAAAATAA